TCTGCGAAAGACTGCCCTACTTTTTGAGCCGCTTCACGGTAGCTCGGGTTATTTAAAATCTGCTGTACAGCTTCTCTCAGGTGGTTGGCTTTAAAACGGTTGAAGTTCAGACGTTCACCCGCTTCTGTACGTACTACCCTTCCGGCAACGTGCGACTGATCATAAGCGATTGGGATTACGACCAAAGGAATTCCGTTGGATAATGTTTCGGAAACGGTATTGTGACCACCGTGGCAAACCACTCCATCAAGGTGAGGTAACAGATCCAATTGGGGAACCTGCTGATACACCATGAAGTTATCCGGCCATTGCTCAAAAAGCTGCGGATCTGAAACCACGACAACCGTTAAGTTTTCATCTTTAAAAGCATCAATTACTTTCTGGAAAAATGCTTTTTTATGATCGTGATCGAAGGTTGTTCCGATGCTTACCAGAATCTTTTTATTAGTAGCGTTTTTTAATCGATCCCAATCAAATTCACATGAGATACGTCTTTCTGTAAGAACCGGACCCGTGAATTGATATTGAGAAGGCAGATCTTCCATTTCACCAAAGAAATAATTCGAGGTTAAAACAAGGGTTAACAGGTCTGAAGTGGCCAGAGATCGTTCTTCAGAGAAGCCAAGTTCCTTTTGTAAATCGATGATTTTATTTACCTCCCATTCGTGTACCTTAGGCAGCTCATTCATGATTTTAATGGCAGCCGGAGCGGTAACGGAAGTAGCATAAGGGATTCCAAGAGTTTTCGCGGCAACAGGAGCGGCAAATAGCTGGTGGTCCCCAATAATCAAATCAGGTTGGTCTATTTTTAATAAAGCGACAATTCCTTTATAGCAATGTCTGTTCAGCGGGATAAGGACCTCTTCGTAAAGAAACTTAACACTGTCAATGCCATACACTACTTTTTTTGAAATAATATCGAGATATTGTTCACTTTCTTTCTTTTCTTCGTCGGTCTGATCGTATTGAATCAGTAATAATTTTCCTCCTTCGGGAAGTTTAGCCTCTAAAGTCGGGTCAAGGCTGATCCAGACTACATCATGTCCTCTTTCCAGCAAAGTAGCACCGATGCTTAAGGTAGGGTTGACATGTCCTGTTAATGGTGGAATTATAAATGCAAATTTAGCCATGGTTCTTCGTTAAGATATTAGATAAAAAATGAGCGATCGTCTCTGCTATGAGCTGAGGCTCCTGGATGGGAATATTGTGATCGCCGGGAATTAATTCAAGTTCGGACTGCCCGATTTGAGACTGCAGCCATTCTCCTGTAGGTCTGCAGTTGGAATCAGTACCGTAAAGCAATAAAGTAGAAGCCGTCAGTTGGCTGAAATCAGCTTCATCAAGGAAATGTTTTTCCCTGATCATATCTGCTTTGATGCTGGTCTGATTAAACAGGAATTCATACATACGATGGTTCTTTTCCATTTGTCTTTTACCCATCTGTATTTTGGTGGTATCTGTAAAGTTGGCCACATAATGCTCAAGGAATTCTTTACTGTATTCATCAATGATATTACGGGCTTTTTCGTCTTGAGGATCCGGAGCTTCCATCACTACCAATTGATTGATGCGGTCAGGGTATTTCAATGCTGTTTTTAACGCAATAAGCCCTCCGAAGCTGTAGCCGACAAGATGTACTTTTTCCAGTTGAAGATGATCTATTAAACCCATCAGATCGGATGACATGTTTTCAAGGTCGTAGCCATCCAAAAAGCGCTCACTCATCCCGTGGCTTTTCAGATCGTACATCACCACATGGAAATGCTTTGCCAATACGGGGGCAATATTAAAGTAATAAATGGACAGGTTGCTGAACATCCCGTGGATCAGTACCACGGTTTGTTCGGCTCCTTTGTTGAGTTCCTGTATATGAACTTGTCTGTTATTGACCGTAATTATTGGCATTCGTAGATATAATTGATGATCATACTAAGGTCAAGATTGATCAGCTGATCAAGGTCCATAGAAGATAACCAGCCTGTAAAATCGATCTGATCGCCAAAATGCGCTTTGATCTTTTCAGAGAAAGAGACAATCTCAATGCTGTCCATTTCAAGATCTTTGGTGAATGAACTTTCCGGAGTAATGTCCATTTCCTCTACAAATTCAGCGCCTATCACTTCAGTAATAAAACCTTTTAAAAGGATAAAAAGTTCTTCGTGGTTCATTTTTAATGTTGCGTTTACAGTGTCCATCCGATAATATAATTTTTATGTTTAATAGTTTTGATTTCAATGTTGTTGATCCACAGGTGATCGTCTTTTATAAGTTCGACTTCGAAAGCTTTAGGATTTCCTTTCAGTCCGGTTCCCAGGAATTTCCCATAAGCTTCCTTGGCTACCCAGAACCGGGTGGTCCATTCTGCCTGATCTCTGTCTTTTAATAAGGTTAATTCTTTGTCGGTAAATACCATGTCGTAGAATCCTGAACTGCGTTCTTCCATCAGTTCCATATCGATTCCTACAGACTTGCCATATCTCGCGATACCCACCGCTTCTTTTCCCTTGTGAGCCAGTGAAATATGAATATCTTCTGTAAAATCACTGATGAGATAAGGTTTCCCCACTTCATCAGAACGGATCTCAAAAGTGATCGGGAAGCAGGCATGATTTTTTTCCTGACGAAGAAGGTTTCTAACGGCATCTTTCACAGCTACACGGCTTACCATCCAGTTTTTCTTCTTGTTTGGTAATAATTGCTGATGATGTTGTTTTTCAGTTTGGTTGAAATATCTTTTCAGGATAAAATCCCATGAAGCGACTCTGGTATAGGCCTGATGGAAAAAGAAAACTTCAGGAGCAATCTCTTCCGAAAGGCGGTTATGCAGTGGGGACATGGAAACATTCCATAAAGCGGCATCAATTTCCAGTCTTCTGTTCTGCCAGCCGGTAATAGCGCACCATATTTTTCCGTCTCTTTTCAGGATGATATCTGCAATAGCAAATTCATCATTGAGTTCGGTCAGCATACAGGTACATTCAAAAACACCTTCCTGATCATGCATATCGCCAAAGAATTCAATATCTCTGATCTTTACAGGGAATGCGATACGGTCTTTCACTAAGGTAAGCTGCAGCCAAAGCCCAAATAACTGTCCTGCATTGTCTAATAGAGAACCTTTACCTCCGTTTCCTTTTATTTTTCCGACAATTCCTTTGTCTCCAACAGCTGAAACTTCCGTAATTCCCTGATATTTTTCTCCGTGGAACATGTGCATGTCATAGATTTCTTCAGGGGTTCTTTCAATAGGCAAAAGATTACCAATGGAAAGATTGAAAGCTGGAACAGGAACAGATGATGATTTTAAGATCACTTCTGCATTCGCAAAGTTTTCAATATCCAGATAAGCATGGTTAGATCCACGCCATTCTCCTTTTACGGTTTTCTCAAAAGGCTTGGCCACGTTCATCCATTGGAAAACACTTACGTTCATGATTTTATGAACCAAAGTTCCCGGAATTTCCGCTTCTGCAATTTCTGCCAGCTGCTCAAAGATCATCGTCATGGGGATTACCGGTTCCATATCGGCTACATGAGCCCATCCTTTAGGCTGTCTCAGTAAGCTGTGATCGATGAGATATGGATGACTTTCCAGTGTTACATATAAATCTTTAGAAAAGGTTGTACTTCTCGGTGTTTTTGGAGCAACTTGCTGTGCTACAGGCGCAGGCCGTTGAATGGTGATTTCCGGACGGTTCTGGAATAAAGTCAGGACTTCTTCCTGCATACGGATCATATCGGCAACATTGTCCTGGAATGCCTGTACCAGCGGATGGCCGCTTTTGGTGGCAATGGCCGAACCTGCATATTGTTTTGGCGCATCCAATGATTGAGCCAATGCTTTAACTTCTTTAAAATCACGGATAATAGGCGAACCTAATTCCAGTTTAATGCCCTTACCTGATGACTTTTTTGAATGATTCTGAATGTCTAAAAAGTCAAGAGCAATTACTTTTCCTTCTACAAATAATGAAGCGACTACACGCTGTAACTGCGCCAATGCAGAACGCGCCGGAACACTGGAAGCAATCGTGCTGAATGCTTTTCCTTTCAATGTATCATCAATAAATCCGATCAGACCCCCAGTTCCCACCTGAATGAACACTCTTGCCCCTTCTTCGTATAATTTATCCGTCAGTTCACGGAAACGAACCCGTTCAACCAAGTGTTCGGCACTCAGTTTTCTGATAGCTGCCTGATCTGAAGGATAAGGTTCCAGAGTTGTAGCAGACCATAACGGGATTTTTGTTTTCTGAAACTGAGCCTTTTCCATTCCGGCAAGGATCACATCCAGTTTATCCTCGATAAAAGGTGAATGGAACCCTGATTGGAAAGGCAATACCTGATGGAAAATCTGCTTTGATTTTAACAGAGGAACCAATTCATCCAATGCAGCATTGCTTCCGCAAAGAATCACCTGGTTAGGGCAGTTGTCATTGGAAACATATAAGTTTTCAATCTCCGCAATAAAAGGTTTTACGACATCAATTCCTGCTCCGATAGCAATGAATTTGGAATCTTTTAATTCAAATGTTTCCGGATTCAGGACATCAATTAAGGCTTTTACAGAATTGGCTTCTGCAAGCTCTGATGAATATCCGGCCAGCCATTCTCCTAAACTGTGACCTGCATTCATATCCGGGATGATCCCCAATTTTTTCAGTGAATTGTCAAGGATACTGCAATTGTTGAAGATGTTCAGGGCATCCGTTAAAAGGCCTTCCCCTTCGGTTTCTATAGGCGCTGCTAATCCGAAATAACGGCTCACACTCTCAACTTCACCTTTTGCAAGACCATCTAAGCCCGGAAATACAAAAGCTACTTTTCCGCCATCTTTTAGCAATGGTGCAGAAGTGTACCAGATATCCTGTTTGTTTTTCCAGATAAGATTCTTGGAAACGATTTTAATGGCTTTTTCTATTCTTACAGGGGTCGGATCGAATATTGCTACTCTGAAATCTCCCTCCCCTATTGCTGTCTCATTATTTTGTAAAGCAGAAAGCAGTTCTTCATGGGTTGGTCTTGCCAATATCAGGATATGATCTTTTTTGGGCATATCATAACCTTCAAGAACAACATGTGCATTAATTCCCCCAAATCCAAATGCATTCACAGCAGCAACTTTGGGAAGTCCTGTTTTTGACCAGTTTTTCGGTTCCTGTACAGGCTCGAAACGGGTTTGCTGCATATCTGCAACCGGATTTTCACAGTATAATGTTGGTGGTAATGTGTCGTGATGCAGGGCGAGGCACGTTTTAATTAACCCGGCAATTCCTGCGGCAGGCATAGCATGCCCGATATTGGATTTCACAGATCCTATCCCGGCAACAGGAGCCGTTTCTTCTCTCCCAAAGAACTGAGCTAAGGTCTGAAGTTCTGTTTTATCTCCAAGCGGAGTTCCGGTACCATGAGCTTCAAGGTAACCTACTTTATTTTTATCTAAACCGGCATTGAGCCATGCCTGTTCTAAAGCTTTCAGCTGGCCTTTCACGGACGGACTCATCACACTGGTTCCGTTTCCGTCACTGCTTACGCCTACTCCTTTAATCACAGCATAGATTTTATCCTGATCCCGGACTGCATCTTCCAGCCTTTTCAGAACCACAAAACCGCAGCCCTCCCCGATCAGCAGTCCATCCGCATCCTGACTGAATGGTTTGATCTGTTCCTGACGGGACATGGCCCCAAGCTGGGCAAAAATACTCCAGAAAGCAGCATTTTGTCCGGTGTGTACACCTCCTGCAATCATGATATCGGAGCGCTCTCGCTGAAGTTCCTGCACCGCATGATCTACTGCAATCAGGGCACTGGCACAGGCCGCATCCACGGTAAAGGCCACTCCTCCCAGATCAAAACGGTTGGCCACCAGTGAGGCCACGAGATTAGGAATCAATCCCATGGCGGTATCTGCCGCAAAACGTCCTTTCTTTTCCTGAAAGGCATATTTAACTTTTTCAATATCTTCTGAAGAAACCTGAGGCAGCAATTCTTTCAGTAATGAAGAAATCTGTTCTCCGGTTCTTACAATTTCAATGGCACGGGTAGCGCCCGGCCCGGTATAGTTTCCTTTTCCGATGATGATTCCGGTCTTTTCAAGGGAGGTATTTTTTTTAAATATTCCGGCGTCTTCTAAAGCTTTCTGAACTAAATCAAGAGTCAGTAGATGATCCGGTTCTGTTCCTTCCACGGCAAGGGGTAAAATTCCAAATGCGGTAGGATCAAATTCATAATCAGGGATAAATCCTCCCCGTTTACAATAGAAACGGTCAACCGGGCTGGTAGCATCGCTGAAGTGAACAGGATCAATTCTGTCAGCAGGAACGGATTGGGTGGAATCTACTTTATTGACAATATTCTGCCAGAAAGTGTCGGCATCCTGTGCTCCGGGAAAGACACAGGATAAGCCGATTACAGCAACATCTGTTTGTTTCATATGGGTTCTGTACAGAGGTTTACCAGTTGTTTCCTGACATAATCAATACCTGACTTTCTGTTCCGTATCTGATCTCGTTAAGGAAGATTTCTTTTCCTTCATCCAACGGAATCATGGAAATTCCACGGCGTTCGTATTCTGATTCGAGGGTGGAAGAAACCATACCGGCTCCTTTCCACGGGCCCCAGTTGATGGAGATTACTTTTCCTTTCAATCTTTTATTCAAAGCATTAGCGTAATCATCCAAAACACTGTTGGCAGCCGCATAATCGGTCTGGCCTTTATTACCGTATACAGAAGCAATACTTGAGAATAATACAACGAACTGGCAGTCTGTATGAAGCTGTTCTGCTAGTACACGCAACGGTTTTACTTTGGTATCAAACACACGTCCGAATGAAGAAGTTGTCTTTTGCTTGAATAATTTATCTTCTAAAAGACCTGCTCCGTGAATCACTCCATCCAAACGGTTGTATTGTTCATAAATACTGCTGATCAGATTGCTTAAGCCTTCTTCGTCACAAAGATCTAATGATTGATAAACAATTGTGTTTCCAAGTGCCTCCATATCGCGGATCGTGCGCAGAATCTGGTTATTTTTGTAAACTCTGATGGTTTCTTTTTCT
This region of Chryseobacterium vaccae genomic DNA includes:
- a CDS encoding alpha/beta fold hydrolase, which gives rise to MPIITVNNRQVHIQELNKGAEQTVVLIHGMFSNLSIYYFNIAPVLAKHFHVVMYDLKSHGMSERFLDGYDLENMSSDLMGLIDHLQLEKVHLVGYSFGGLIALKTALKYPDRINQLVVMEAPDPQDEKARNIIDEYSKEFLEHYVANFTDTTKIQMGKRQMEKNHRMYEFLFNQTSIKADMIREKHFLDEADFSQLTASTLLLYGTDSNCRPTGEWLQSQIGQSELELIPGDHNIPIQEPQLIAETIAHFLSNILTKNHG
- a CDS encoding acyl carrier protein, translating into MDTVNATLKMNHEELFILLKGFITEVIGAEFVEEMDITPESSFTKDLEMDSIEIVSFSEKIKAHFGDQIDFTGWLSSMDLDQLINLDLSMIINYIYECQ
- a CDS encoding type I polyketide synthase; translation: MKQTDVAVIGLSCVFPGAQDADTFWQNIVNKVDSTQSVPADRIDPVHFSDATSPVDRFYCKRGGFIPDYEFDPTAFGILPLAVEGTEPDHLLTLDLVQKALEDAGIFKKNTSLEKTGIIIGKGNYTGPGATRAIEIVRTGEQISSLLKELLPQVSSEDIEKVKYAFQEKKGRFAADTAMGLIPNLVASLVANRFDLGGVAFTVDAACASALIAVDHAVQELQRERSDIMIAGGVHTGQNAAFWSIFAQLGAMSRQEQIKPFSQDADGLLIGEGCGFVVLKRLEDAVRDQDKIYAVIKGVGVSSDGNGTSVMSPSVKGQLKALEQAWLNAGLDKNKVGYLEAHGTGTPLGDKTELQTLAQFFGREETAPVAGIGSVKSNIGHAMPAAGIAGLIKTCLALHHDTLPPTLYCENPVADMQQTRFEPVQEPKNWSKTGLPKVAAVNAFGFGGINAHVVLEGYDMPKKDHILILARPTHEELLSALQNNETAIGEGDFRVAIFDPTPVRIEKAIKIVSKNLIWKNKQDIWYTSAPLLKDGGKVAFVFPGLDGLAKGEVESVSRYFGLAAPIETEGEGLLTDALNIFNNCSILDNSLKKLGIIPDMNAGHSLGEWLAGYSSELAEANSVKALIDVLNPETFELKDSKFIAIGAGIDVVKPFIAEIENLYVSNDNCPNQVILCGSNAALDELVPLLKSKQIFHQVLPFQSGFHSPFIEDKLDVILAGMEKAQFQKTKIPLWSATTLEPYPSDQAAIRKLSAEHLVERVRFRELTDKLYEEGARVFIQVGTGGLIGFIDDTLKGKAFSTIASSVPARSALAQLQRVVASLFVEGKVIALDFLDIQNHSKKSSGKGIKLELGSPIIRDFKEVKALAQSLDAPKQYAGSAIATKSGHPLVQAFQDNVADMIRMQEEVLTLFQNRPEITIQRPAPVAQQVAPKTPRSTTFSKDLYVTLESHPYLIDHSLLRQPKGWAHVADMEPVIPMTMIFEQLAEIAEAEIPGTLVHKIMNVSVFQWMNVAKPFEKTVKGEWRGSNHAYLDIENFANAEVILKSSSVPVPAFNLSIGNLLPIERTPEEIYDMHMFHGEKYQGITEVSAVGDKGIVGKIKGNGGKGSLLDNAGQLFGLWLQLTLVKDRIAFPVKIRDIEFFGDMHDQEGVFECTCMLTELNDEFAIADIILKRDGKIWCAITGWQNRRLEIDAALWNVSMSPLHNRLSEEIAPEVFFFHQAYTRVASWDFILKRYFNQTEKQHHQQLLPNKKKNWMVSRVAVKDAVRNLLRQEKNHACFPITFEIRSDEVGKPYLISDFTEDIHISLAHKGKEAVGIARYGKSVGIDMELMEERSSGFYDMVFTDKELTLLKDRDQAEWTTRFWVAKEAYGKFLGTGLKGNPKAFEVELIKDDHLWINNIEIKTIKHKNYIIGWTL